A portion of the Novosphingobium sp. KA1 genome contains these proteins:
- a CDS encoding autotransporter domain-containing protein, with protein MFARLVCRPLLAGIITVCAPGAVSAQETSVPAALPSEPAADVTSASATEASAPASAAGTGAQDGDTVPPGNSKPWSFALAAGVSNRDQGSDGSWQSLALTRQIGRGYLRGALMRYHGTLLQANTALPSDYLVGTIGAGGNFDNWVVDGWISYGHQDYGRITSDNGSVPRDSTGASGSRYYSVGGDFGKVIPLATRWFATPTATVSYAHGRLLHPAPDGTGLVDLETDEPTWSSAATLRVDHAFGQNANQYVGLSVARAWTSNALSEVVVRDYHDVAYAARTGLLPARHTADGWWEVGVTANMRITDSLGIDLYATRSIGAIAGNTTSAGISLRRSF; from the coding sequence GCCCGCTGCTGGCGGGAATTATTACGGTGTGCGCGCCCGGCGCGGTCTCTGCCCAGGAAACGAGCGTGCCGGCCGCGCTGCCATCCGAACCCGCGGCCGACGTCACCTCCGCATCAGCGACCGAGGCGAGCGCCCCGGCCAGCGCTGCCGGCACGGGCGCCCAAGACGGAGACACCGTCCCTCCTGGCAATTCCAAGCCGTGGAGTTTCGCGCTGGCCGCCGGAGTCAGCAACCGCGATCAGGGCTCCGACGGATCCTGGCAATCGCTGGCGCTGACGCGCCAGATCGGCCGTGGCTACCTGCGCGGTGCACTGATGCGCTATCACGGCACGCTCCTTCAGGCGAACACCGCGTTGCCCTCGGACTATCTTGTCGGCACCATCGGCGCCGGCGGCAATTTCGACAACTGGGTCGTCGACGGCTGGATCAGCTATGGCCATCAGGATTACGGGCGCATCACCAGCGACAATGGCAGCGTCCCCCGCGACAGCACCGGCGCCTCGGGCAGCCGCTACTATTCTGTCGGCGGCGATTTCGGAAAGGTGATCCCACTCGCCACACGCTGGTTCGCAACCCCGACAGCAACGGTATCCTACGCCCACGGCCGGTTGCTGCACCCTGCGCCGGACGGCACCGGCCTGGTCGATCTGGAGACCGACGAGCCGACCTGGAGTTCGGCGGCGACCTTGCGCGTCGATCACGCCTTCGGCCAGAACGCCAATCAGTACGTCGGCCTTTCGGTCGCACGTGCCTGGACCAGCAATGCCCTGTCCGAAGTCGTCGTGCGCGACTATCACGACGTCGCCTATGCGGCACGCACCGGCCTCCTGCCGGCGCGCCACACCGCCGACGGCTGGTGGGAAGTCGGCGTCACGGCCAACATGCGGATAACCGATAGCCTGGGCATCGACCTCTACGCCACGCGCAGCATCGGCGCGATCGCCGGCAATACGACTTCGGCCGGAATTTCGCTGCGGCGCTCGTTCTAG
- a CDS encoding right-handed parallel beta-helix repeat-containing protein, which produces MNRLARIAVVVIASAALPAALLQVEAVPPASSGPSATAPYTVVETGRSYSRLQDAVDAIGDAHGTIRFASMRFADCAVQSKGDVTYQAAVPGQSILDGVTCEDKAALVLRGRSAHVDGMVFANIHVGDKNGAGIRLEHGNLTVTQSWFRDSEQGLLTGDDSLGTIIIDKSTFSRLGTCEGSGCAHSIYVGNYGTLTVTRTRFEAGTGGHYLKSRASGIAVADCSFDDSAGRGTNYMIDLADGATGRIVGNWFVQGRDKENYSAFIAVAAEHRNHTSQGLLVEANDARFAPGIDRKSAFVADWSGDPVKLGANALGPGLVRYEKR; this is translated from the coding sequence ATGAACCGCCTCGCCCGAATCGCCGTCGTCGTCATCGCCTCTGCGGCCCTTCCGGCCGCACTGCTGCAGGTAGAGGCCGTGCCGCCCGCCTCGTCCGGTCCCTCGGCCACAGCGCCCTACACCGTGGTCGAGACCGGGCGCAGCTACAGCCGCCTGCAGGACGCGGTGGACGCCATCGGTGACGCGCACGGCACCATCCGCTTCGCCTCGATGCGATTTGCCGACTGCGCGGTGCAAAGCAAGGGAGACGTGACCTACCAGGCGGCAGTGCCGGGACAGTCGATCCTCGACGGTGTCACCTGCGAGGACAAGGCCGCGCTGGTGCTGCGCGGGCGCAGTGCCCACGTGGACGGCATGGTCTTTGCCAACATCCACGTCGGCGATAAGAACGGCGCGGGCATCCGCCTCGAACACGGCAATCTCACCGTCACGCAGTCCTGGTTCCGCGACAGCGAGCAGGGCCTGCTGACCGGCGACGATTCGCTGGGCACGATCATCATCGACAAGTCCACGTTCAGCCGCCTCGGCACCTGCGAAGGTTCAGGCTGCGCGCATTCGATCTACGTCGGCAATTACGGCACGCTCACCGTCACCCGCACCCGTTTCGAGGCGGGCACCGGCGGACACTACCTCAAGAGCCGCGCCTCCGGGATCGCGGTTGCCGATTGCAGCTTCGACGATTCGGCCGGGCGCGGCACCAACTACATGATCGACCTGGCCGACGGCGCGACCGGTCGGATCGTCGGCAACTGGTTCGTACAGGGGCGCGACAAGGAGAACTACTCGGCCTTCATCGCCGTCGCTGCCGAACACCGCAACCACACCTCGCAGGGCCTGCTGGTGGAGGCGAACGACGCACGCTTTGCCCCCGGAATCGACCGCAAGAGCGCCTTCGTCGCCGACTGGTCCGGCGATCCGGTGAAACTGGGCGCCAATGCCCTCGGCCCCGGGCTGGTCCGTTACGAAAAGCGATGA